Proteins co-encoded in one Xanthomonas campestris pv. badrii genomic window:
- a CDS encoding response regulator transcription factor, producing the protein MTTLLIADDHPLFREALRGAVQRVMPGVQLFEADNVDALYTLADAQPDADLLLMDLNMPGAQGFSALVHMRSLHPQLPVVVVSAREEPTVMRRAIDHGAFGFIPKSADSDTIGRALATVLDGERWIPAEAQKLPPTDSEEREVGQRLRDLTPQQFRVLQMLGAGRLNKQIAYDLGVSEATIKAHVTAILRKLGVTNRTQAVLMAGKLAIDADGIVLPPPEEE; encoded by the coding sequence ATGACCACGCTGCTGATTGCCGACGACCATCCCCTGTTCCGTGAAGCCTTGCGCGGGGCGGTGCAGCGCGTGATGCCGGGGGTGCAACTGTTCGAAGCCGACAACGTGGATGCGCTGTACACCCTGGCCGATGCGCAGCCGGATGCGGACCTGTTGCTGATGGATCTCAACATGCCCGGTGCGCAGGGCTTCAGCGCGCTGGTGCACATGCGCTCGCTGCATCCGCAGCTGCCGGTGGTGGTGGTGTCCGCGCGCGAGGAGCCCACGGTGATGCGCCGTGCGATCGACCACGGCGCGTTCGGCTTCATTCCCAAGTCCGCCGACTCGGACACCATCGGCCGCGCCCTGGCCACCGTGCTCGATGGCGAGCGCTGGATCCCGGCCGAAGCGCAGAAACTGCCGCCCACCGACAGCGAAGAACGCGAGGTCGGCCAGCGTCTACGCGATCTCACCCCGCAACAGTTCCGCGTGCTGCAGATGCTGGGTGCCGGCCGCCTCAACAAGCAGATCGCCTACGACCTGGGCGTGTCCGAGGCCACCATCAAGGCGCATGTCACCGCGATCCTGCGCAAGCTTGGCGTCACCAACCGCACCCAGGCGGTGCTGATGGCCGGCAAGCTCGCCATCGACGCCGACGGCATCGTGCTGCCACCGCCGGAAGAGGAGTGA
- the fucP gene encoding L-fucose:H+ symporter permease — translation MHHSDIAASPRGNLARTAMVPLVLIVSLFFLWGMANNLNDILIKQFKKAFELTDLQAGLVQSAFYMGYFVFAMPAAMFMRRYSYKAAVVLGLLLYACGAFLFYPAAQVHTYWLFLLALFVIASGLAFLETTANPLVTVLGPADGAARRLNLAQAFNPLGSITGVLVGQHFIFSGVEHTPAELAAMAPAAREAFFATESAAVQTPYLIIGVVVVLWAILIALVRFPTGAPEAVAGQAPKRARFGQLLRNRRFMFSVVAQFFYVGAQVGIWSYLIRYLQDAVPGTPEKTAATYLTISLVLFMAGRFIGTALLRYLAPAKLLASFATINLLLCAIAIALPGWTGLYALVAASVFMSVMFPTIFALGLDGMHDDARKLGSSLLVMSIIGGALLTALMGAVSDMAGIHWAMVVPGACFAVILVFALRARHAAPAVAGA, via the coding sequence CCCTGGTGTTGATCGTCAGCCTGTTCTTTCTATGGGGCATGGCCAACAACCTCAACGACATCCTGATCAAGCAATTCAAGAAGGCCTTCGAGCTGACCGACCTGCAGGCCGGGCTGGTGCAGAGCGCCTTCTACATGGGTTATTTCGTGTTCGCGATGCCGGCGGCGATGTTCATGCGCCGCTACAGCTACAAGGCGGCGGTGGTGCTCGGCTTGCTGCTGTATGCATGCGGGGCGTTCCTGTTCTATCCGGCCGCGCAGGTGCACACGTACTGGCTGTTCCTGCTGGCGCTATTTGTCATTGCCAGTGGGCTGGCGTTCCTTGAGACCACCGCCAATCCGCTGGTGACCGTGCTCGGCCCGGCCGACGGCGCGGCACGGCGTTTGAACCTTGCGCAGGCCTTCAACCCGCTGGGCTCGATCACCGGCGTGCTGGTGGGCCAGCACTTCATCTTCTCCGGCGTGGAGCACACCCCGGCCGAGCTGGCAGCGATGGCGCCGGCCGCGCGCGAGGCCTTCTTTGCCACCGAATCGGCGGCGGTGCAGACGCCGTACCTGATCATCGGCGTGGTGGTGGTGCTGTGGGCGATCCTGATCGCGCTGGTGCGCTTCCCCACCGGCGCGCCGGAGGCCGTGGCCGGCCAGGCGCCCAAGCGTGCGCGTTTCGGCCAATTGCTGCGCAACCGACGCTTCATGTTTTCGGTGGTGGCGCAGTTCTTCTACGTCGGCGCGCAGGTCGGTATCTGGAGTTACCTGATCCGCTACCTGCAGGACGCGGTGCCGGGGACGCCGGAAAAAACCGCCGCCACCTATCTCACCATTTCGCTGGTGCTGTTCATGGCCGGCCGCTTCATCGGCACCGCGCTGTTGCGCTATCTGGCGCCTGCCAAGCTGCTGGCCAGCTTCGCCACGATCAATCTGCTGCTGTGCGCCATCGCCATCGCCTTGCCGGGTTGGACCGGGTTGTACGCCCTGGTGGCCGCCAGTGTGTTCATGTCGGTGATGTTCCCCACCATTTTTGCGCTGGGCCTGGACGGCATGCATGACGATGCGCGCAAGTTGGGCTCGTCCTTGCTGGTGATGTCCATCATCGGCGGCGCGCTGCTCACTGCGCTGATGGGCGCGGTGTCTGATATGGCCGGTATCCACTGGGCCATGGTGGTCCCGGGCGCGTGTTTTGCGGTGATTTTGGTGTTCGCGCTGCGCGCGCGTCACGCGGCGCCCGCCGTGGCAGGAGCCTGA
- a CDS encoding peroxiredoxin family protein: protein MGLLVACALIAVLAWQNKQLRVQQQWLQTRVSTAYEGMYVPQIEATDADGRRHLLGAPQGQAQVLFFFTTTCPYCQRSAPTVVRAARQLQANLPGRPQLLGVCHCDEAQAARYAHVHGFDFPVVTLTDRRALMLFRARNVPLLLAIDGQGRVRHSHHGVFDTTERVQDLVAALRRTDAPAAFATLRE, encoded by the coding sequence ATGGGCCTGCTGGTGGCTTGTGCACTGATTGCGGTGCTGGCCTGGCAGAACAAGCAGCTGCGTGTGCAGCAGCAGTGGTTGCAGACGCGCGTCAGCACGGCGTACGAAGGCATGTACGTGCCGCAGATCGAGGCGACCGACGCCGATGGCCGGCGGCATCTGCTGGGCGCGCCGCAAGGGCAGGCGCAGGTGCTGTTCTTCTTCACCACCACCTGCCCGTATTGCCAGCGTTCGGCACCGACGGTGGTGCGCGCGGCGCGGCAACTGCAGGCCAATCTGCCGGGGCGGCCGCAGCTGCTGGGCGTGTGCCATTGCGATGAGGCGCAGGCGGCGCGCTACGCGCATGTGCATGGTTTCGATTTTCCGGTGGTGACCTTGACCGATCGTCGCGCGCTGATGCTGTTCCGCGCGCGCAACGTGCCACTGCTGTTGGCCATCGATGGGCAGGGGCGCGTGCGCCATTCCCATCATGGCGTTTTCGATACCACGGAGCGGGTGCAGGACCTGGTCGCCGCCTTGCGCCGCACGGATGCGCCAGCGGCTTTTGCAACGTTGAGGGAGTAA
- a CDS encoding SDR family oxidoreductase yields MTVSIPSTPNERLRGKRCLITAAGAGIGRESALACARAGAQVIATDIDAAALQALAAESDAITTQLLDVTDAAAIAALVAQHGPFDVLFNCAGFVHQGSILDCDEPAWRRSFSINVDAMYYTCKAVLPGMLERGTGSIINMSSVASSIKGVPNRFVYGVTKAAVIGLSKAIAADYVAQGVRCNAICPGTIKTPSLGQRVKALGGDEQAVWKSFTDRQPMGRLGDPREIAQLVVYLASDESSFTTGQTHIIDGGWSN; encoded by the coding sequence ATGACTGTCTCGATCCCTTCGACTCCCAACGAGCGCCTGCGCGGCAAGCGCTGCCTGATCACCGCCGCCGGCGCCGGCATCGGCCGCGAAAGCGCGCTGGCCTGCGCACGCGCTGGCGCGCAGGTGATCGCCACCGACATCGACGCCGCTGCCTTGCAGGCGCTGGCCGCCGAATCGGATGCGATCACCACCCAGCTGCTGGACGTCACCGATGCCGCGGCGATTGCTGCGCTGGTCGCGCAGCACGGCCCGTTCGATGTGTTGTTCAACTGCGCCGGCTTCGTGCATCAGGGCAGCATTCTCGATTGCGACGAACCGGCATGGCGCCGTTCGTTTTCGATCAATGTCGATGCGATGTACTACACCTGCAAGGCGGTGTTGCCGGGCATGCTCGAACGCGGCACCGGCAGCATCATCAACATGTCCTCGGTGGCTTCCAGCATCAAGGGCGTGCCGAACCGTTTCGTCTACGGCGTGACCAAGGCGGCGGTGATCGGCCTGAGCAAGGCGATTGCCGCCGACTACGTGGCCCAGGGCGTGCGCTGCAATGCGATCTGCCCCGGCACCATCAAGACACCGTCGCTGGGCCAGCGTGTCAAGGCGCTGGGCGGCGACGAACAGGCGGTGTGGAAGAGCTTCACCGATCGCCAGCCAATGGGCCGCCTGGGCGACCCGCGCGAGATCGCACAGCTGGTGGTGTACCTGGCCTCGGACGAATCTTCGTTCACCACCGGCCAGACCCACATCATCGATGGCGGCTGGTCGAACTGA
- a CDS encoding fumarylacetoacetate hydrolase family protein yields the protein MKLVRIGAEGHERPGLIDSEGRIRDLSGVIDDVAGEHLTNAGVDKLRALDVSALPVIEGEQRYGAAVGRIGKFICVGLNYADHAAESGMDVPKMPILFMKATTAVCGPNDTVIIPRGSVKSDWEVELGVVIGDVARDVSVEQALNHVAGYAVINDLSEREFQLEHGGQWVKGKSADTFGPIGPWLVTRDDIADPQNLSMWLEVNGHRYQNGSTRTMVFGVAELVSHISRYMTLMPGDVISTGTPPGVGLGQKPPVYLKPGDVMELEIEGLGRQRQPVVAHPRDAG from the coding sequence ATGAAACTCGTACGTATTGGCGCCGAAGGCCACGAACGCCCTGGTCTGATCGATAGCGAAGGCCGCATCCGCGACCTCAGCGGTGTGATCGACGATGTTGCCGGTGAGCATCTCACCAATGCCGGCGTGGACAAGCTGCGCGCGCTGGATGTCTCCGCGCTGCCGGTGATCGAAGGCGAACAGCGTTACGGCGCCGCCGTGGGCCGCATCGGCAAGTTCATCTGCGTGGGGCTCAACTACGCCGACCATGCCGCCGAATCGGGCATGGACGTGCCGAAGATGCCGATTCTCTTCATGAAGGCCACCACTGCGGTGTGCGGCCCCAACGACACCGTCATCATCCCGCGCGGCTCGGTCAAGAGCGACTGGGAAGTGGAGCTGGGCGTGGTGATCGGCGATGTGGCGCGCGATGTGTCGGTGGAGCAAGCGCTGAACCACGTGGCCGGCTACGCGGTGATCAACGACCTGTCCGAGCGCGAGTTCCAGCTCGAACACGGCGGCCAGTGGGTCAAGGGCAAGAGCGCCGACACCTTCGGCCCGATCGGCCCGTGGCTGGTCACCCGCGACGACATCGCCGACCCGCAGAACCTGTCGATGTGGCTGGAGGTCAACGGCCACCGTTACCAGAACGGCAGCACCCGCACGATGGTATTCGGCGTGGCCGAACTGGTCAGCCATATCAGCCGCTACATGACGCTGATGCCGGGCGATGTGATCAGCACCGGCACCCCGCCGGGCGTGGGCCTGGGCCAGAAGCCGCCGGTGTATCTGAAGCCGGGCGATGTGATGGAACTGGAGATCGAAGGCCTGGGTCGCCAGCGCCAGCCGGTGGTGGCGCATCCGCGCGATGCGGGTTGA
- a CDS encoding aldo/keto reductase, whose protein sequence is MSGVARRRLGSTRVQLSALGFGAAPIGNLYTEVDQAHALAAVTGAFEAGIRHFDTAPYYGYGLSETRLGRGLAGVPRDAYTLSTKVGRCVYDDAQAVAGRDGFAVAGRRAEFDYSADGVRRAFASSLERLGTDYIDVLLLHDIGALTHGDNHAHVLRQALEEALPAMAELKASGACGAIGLGVNEQDVALEVLPRFPLDCVMLAGRYTLLEQHGARALLDQAQRQGVSILSAGPYSSGLLSDARGPGATYNYAPVDTATLQHAQRLYAACAAFEVDIGAAALQFPLAHPAVTTVVAGMRSVAEVHSAATRLQAPIPAALWQRLRDGGLFDADLPTP, encoded by the coding sequence ATGAGCGGCGTGGCACGGCGGCGTCTGGGCAGCACCCGGGTGCAGCTGTCGGCGCTGGGCTTTGGCGCCGCGCCGATCGGCAACCTGTACACCGAAGTGGACCAGGCGCACGCGCTGGCTGCGGTAACGGGCGCATTCGAGGCCGGCATCCGCCATTTCGACACCGCGCCCTACTACGGCTATGGCCTGAGCGAGACGCGCCTGGGCCGTGGCCTGGCCGGCGTGCCGCGCGATGCCTACACGCTGTCGACCAAGGTGGGCCGCTGCGTCTACGACGACGCCCAGGCCGTTGCCGGCCGTGACGGCTTTGCCGTGGCCGGTCGGCGCGCCGAGTTCGACTACAGCGCCGATGGCGTGCGCCGCGCGTTCGCCTCCAGCCTGGAGCGCCTGGGCACCGACTACATCGACGTGCTGCTGCTGCACGACATCGGTGCGCTGACCCACGGCGACAACCACGCCCACGTGCTGCGACAGGCCTTGGAGGAGGCCTTGCCGGCGATGGCGGAGTTGAAGGCCTCCGGTGCGTGCGGGGCGATCGGCCTGGGCGTCAACGAGCAGGACGTGGCACTGGAGGTGTTGCCACGCTTTCCGCTCGACTGCGTGATGCTGGCCGGCCGCTACACCCTGCTGGAACAGCACGGCGCACGCGCGCTGCTCGACCAGGCGCAGCGCCAGGGCGTGTCGATCCTGTCGGCCGGGCCATACAGCTCCGGCCTGCTCAGCGATGCACGCGGCCCCGGCGCCACCTACAACTACGCCCCGGTCGATACCGCCACCTTGCAGCATGCGCAGCGCCTGTATGCGGCGTGCGCGGCGTTCGAGGTGGACATCGGCGCGGCAGCGTTGCAATTCCCGCTGGCGCATCCGGCGGTGACCACGGTGGTGGCCGGCATGCGCAGCGTGGCCGAGGTGCACTCGGCTGCCACCCGCCTGCAGGCGCCCATTCCGGCCGCGCTATGGCAGCGCCTGCGCGACGGCGGCCTGTTCGATGCGGACCTGCCCACGCCATGA
- the acs gene encoding acetate--CoA ligase — MADVYPVDPAFAADARVTREQYAALYRESIEHPDQFWGKAAQRLEWFKQPTQVKDVSYALDDFHIRWFGDGELNASVNCLDRQLATRGDKTALLFEPDSPDAAAYPVTYRELYERVCRLGNALRNLGVKKGDRVTIYLPMIVDAAVAMLACARIGAVHSVVFGGFAANSIADRVIDCQSKLIITADEGLRGGKKIPLKANVDAALKIPGTNTVETVLVVRHTGGAVEMQAPRDRWFHDVVDGQPAECEPERMNAEDPLFILYTSGSTGKPKGVLHTTAGYLLFASYTHEVVFDLREDDIYWCTADVGWVTGHSYIVYGPLANGATALMFEGVPNYPSVSRFWEVIDKHQVTLFYTAPTAIRALMRDGEAPVKKTSRKSLRLLGSVGEPINPEAWRWYYEVVGDSRCPIVDTWWQTETGGILISPLAGAVDLKPGSATLPFFGVQPALVDAEGKILEGATEGNLVLLDSWPGQMRSVYGDHQRFIDTYFRTYPGSYFTGDGCRRDADGYYWITGRVDDVINVSGHRIGTAEVESALVSHPKVAEAAVVGFPHDVKGQGIYAYVTLIAGENPSDELHKELVGWVRKEIGPIASPDHLQWAPGLPKTRSGKIMRRILRKIAENAPDQLGDTSTLADPSVVDSLVNERLAR, encoded by the coding sequence ATGGCTGATGTTTATCCCGTCGATCCTGCATTCGCCGCCGATGCGCGCGTGACCCGCGAGCAATACGCAGCGCTGTACCGCGAATCGATCGAGCACCCCGACCAGTTCTGGGGCAAGGCCGCGCAGCGGCTGGAGTGGTTCAAGCAACCCACCCAGGTCAAGGACGTCAGCTATGCGCTGGACGACTTCCATATCCGCTGGTTCGGCGATGGCGAGCTCAACGCCAGCGTCAACTGCCTGGACCGCCAGCTGGCCACCCGCGGCGACAAGACCGCGCTGCTGTTCGAGCCCGACAGCCCGGATGCCGCTGCCTACCCGGTGACCTATCGCGAGCTCTATGAGCGCGTGTGCAGGCTCGGCAATGCGCTACGCAACCTGGGCGTCAAGAAGGGCGACCGGGTCACCATCTACCTGCCGATGATCGTCGATGCCGCGGTGGCCATGCTGGCCTGCGCCCGCATCGGCGCGGTGCACTCGGTAGTGTTCGGCGGCTTTGCCGCCAACTCGATCGCCGACCGCGTGATCGACTGCCAGAGCAAGCTGATCATCACCGCCGACGAAGGCCTGCGCGGCGGCAAGAAGATTCCGCTCAAGGCCAATGTCGATGCAGCGCTGAAGATTCCCGGCACCAATACGGTGGAAACCGTGCTGGTGGTGCGTCACACCGGCGGCGCGGTGGAGATGCAGGCACCGCGCGACCGCTGGTTCCACGACGTGGTCGACGGCCAGCCGGCCGAATGCGAGCCCGAGCGTATGAACGCGGAAGACCCGCTGTTCATCCTCTATACCTCCGGTTCCACCGGCAAGCCCAAGGGCGTGCTGCACACCACCGCCGGCTACCTGCTGTTTGCCAGCTACACGCACGAAGTGGTGTTCGACCTGCGCGAGGACGACATCTATTGGTGCACCGCCGACGTGGGTTGGGTCACCGGCCACAGCTACATCGTCTACGGCCCGCTGGCCAATGGCGCCACTGCGCTGATGTTCGAAGGCGTGCCGAATTACCCCAGCGTGTCGCGTTTCTGGGAAGTGATCGACAAGCACCAGGTCACCCTGTTCTACACCGCGCCCACCGCCATCCGCGCACTGATGCGCGACGGCGAGGCGCCGGTCAAGAAGACCTCGCGCAAGAGCCTGCGCCTGCTCGGCAGCGTGGGCGAGCCGATCAATCCGGAAGCCTGGCGCTGGTACTACGAGGTGGTCGGCGACAGCCGCTGCCCGATCGTGGACACCTGGTGGCAGACCGAAACCGGCGGCATTCTGATCTCGCCGCTGGCCGGCGCGGTGGACCTCAAGCCGGGCTCGGCCACGCTGCCGTTCTTCGGCGTGCAGCCGGCACTGGTGGATGCCGAAGGCAAGATCCTGGAAGGCGCCACCGAAGGCAACCTGGTGCTGCTGGATTCGTGGCCGGGCCAGATGCGTAGCGTCTACGGCGACCACCAGCGCTTCATCGACACGTATTTCCGCACCTATCCGGGCAGCTATTTCACCGGCGACGGCTGCCGCCGCGATGCCGATGGCTACTACTGGATCACCGGCCGCGTGGACGACGTGATCAACGTCTCCGGTCACCGCATCGGCACCGCCGAAGTGGAAAGCGCGCTGGTCTCGCACCCCAAGGTGGCCGAAGCGGCCGTGGTCGGCTTCCCGCACGACGTCAAGGGCCAGGGCATCTATGCCTACGTCACCCTGATCGCCGGCGAGAACCCCAGCGACGAACTGCACAAGGAACTGGTGGGCTGGGTGCGCAAGGAGATCGGCCCGATCGCCTCGCCCGACCACCTGCAGTGGGCCCCCGGCCTGCCGAAGACCCGCTCGGGCAAGATCATGCGCCGCATCCTGCGCAAGATCGCCGAAAACGCACCGGACCAACTGGGCGACACCTCCACCCTGGCCGATCCGTCGGTGGTGGATTCGTTGGTCAATGAGCGCTTGGCGCGGTAA
- a CDS encoding L-fucose mutarotase yields the protein MPRLCYVLDLHDDADLIAEYERWHQPTEVWPEVVASLQQAGIQELEIFRSGDRLVMLMDVSEHYDPAAKAARDAADPRIQAWEQLMWRFQKPLPGSAPGEKWRKAGRIFALSEAIKAQR from the coding sequence ATGCCGCGTCTTTGCTATGTGCTGGACCTGCACGACGATGCTGACCTGATCGCCGAGTACGAACGCTGGCATCAACCCACCGAGGTGTGGCCGGAAGTGGTGGCCTCGCTGCAGCAGGCCGGTATCCAGGAACTGGAGATCTTTCGCAGCGGCGATCGGCTGGTGATGCTGATGGACGTCAGTGAACACTACGATCCTGCCGCCAAGGCTGCGCGCGATGCGGCCGACCCGCGCATCCAGGCATGGGAGCAGTTGATGTGGCGGTTCCAGAAGCCGCTACCCGGGAGTGCGCCGGGCGAGAAGTGGCGGAAGGCCGGGCGGATCTTTGCGCTGAGCGAGGCGATTAAAGCGCAGCGCTAG
- a CDS encoding amidohydrolase family protein: protein MNRVDAHLHFWHLARGDYAWLTPELAPLYRDFAPHDVSAALDAAGVGSVVVVQAAATEAETCYLFELARDAPRIAGVVGWVDFDAPDAAARIGALVRSSGGLLKGLRPMVQDIADVRWLASPTLDAAFDAMLAHDLAFDALIRAVHVPALQARLQRHPSLRVVVDHGGKPAIAAGEFIAWASGIDALAQHPNVHCKLSGLLTEAARGAGIDTLEPYVAHLFARFGAQRLLWGSDWPVLTLRADYAHWLDLAQRLVTRHAPDHADAVFGDNARTFYRLPRPAAPTYGTSSV from the coding sequence ATGAATCGCGTCGATGCGCATCTGCATTTCTGGCATCTGGCGCGTGGCGACTACGCCTGGCTAACCCCCGAGCTTGCGCCGCTGTATCGCGACTTTGCTCCGCACGATGTCAGTGCTGCGCTGGACGCGGCCGGTGTTGGCAGCGTGGTCGTGGTGCAGGCAGCCGCCACCGAGGCGGAAACCTGCTACCTGTTCGAACTGGCACGCGATGCGCCGCGCATCGCCGGCGTGGTGGGCTGGGTGGATTTCGACGCACCCGATGCCGCAGCACGCATCGGCGCGCTGGTGCGCTCCAGCGGCGGCCTGCTCAAGGGCCTGCGCCCGATGGTGCAGGACATCGCCGATGTGCGGTGGCTGGCAAGCCCTACGCTCGATGCCGCCTTCGACGCCATGCTGGCGCACGACCTGGCCTTCGATGCGCTGATCCGCGCCGTGCACGTGCCGGCGTTGCAGGCACGGCTGCAACGCCATCCATCGCTGCGGGTGGTCGTCGATCATGGCGGCAAACCGGCCATCGCCGCCGGCGAATTCATCGCCTGGGCGAGCGGCATCGACGCGCTGGCGCAGCATCCCAACGTGCATTGCAAACTCTCCGGCCTGCTCACCGAAGCTGCCCGCGGCGCCGGCATCGATACACTGGAGCCGTATGTCGCGCATCTGTTCGCGCGCTTCGGTGCGCAGCGCCTGCTGTGGGGCAGCGACTGGCCGGTGCTGACCTTGCGCGCCGATTACGCGCACTGGCTCGATCTTGCACAGCGGCTCGTCACCCGGCATGCCCCCGACCACGCCGATGCGGTGTTCGGCGACAACGCACGCACGTTTTATCGTCTGCCACGGCCGGCGGCCCCCACCTACGGAACCTCATCGGTATGA
- a CDS encoding L-fuconate dehydratase produces MRTIIALDTHDVRFPTSRELDGSDAMNPDPDYSAAYVVLRTNAPNNLAGYGLVFTIGRGNDVQTAAVAALAEHVIGLSVDEVIADLGAFARRLTNDSQLRWLGPEKGVMHMAIGAVINAAWDLAARAANKPLWRYIAELTPEQLVDTIDFRYLTDALTRDEALAILRTAQPQRAQRIAQLIEQGYPAYTTSPGWLGYSDEKLVRLAKEAVADGFRTIKLKVGANVQDDIRRCRLAREAIGPDIAMAVDANQRWDVGPAIDWMRQLAEFDIAWIEEPTSPDDVLGHAAIRQGITPVPVSTGEHTQNRVVFKQLLQAGAVDLIQIDAARVGGVNENLAILLLAAKFNVRVFPHAGGVGLCELVQHLAMADFVAITGQMEDRAIEFVDHLHQHFLDPVRIRHGRYLAPEAAGFSAEMHAASIAEFSYPDGRFWVEDLAASAKS; encoded by the coding sequence ATGCGCACCATCATCGCCCTCGACACCCACGACGTCCGCTTCCCCACCTCGCGCGAGCTCGATGGGTCGGACGCGATGAACCCGGATCCGGATTACTCGGCCGCCTATGTGGTGCTGCGTACCAATGCACCCAATAATCTGGCCGGTTACGGCCTGGTATTCACCATCGGCCGCGGCAACGACGTGCAGACCGCTGCGGTGGCTGCCCTGGCCGAGCATGTGATCGGCCTGTCGGTGGACGAAGTCATCGCCGATCTGGGCGCGTTCGCGCGCCGGCTCACCAACGACTCGCAGCTGCGCTGGCTGGGCCCGGAAAAGGGCGTGATGCACATGGCCATCGGCGCGGTGATCAACGCCGCCTGGGACCTGGCCGCACGCGCGGCGAACAAGCCGCTGTGGCGCTATATCGCCGAGCTCACGCCCGAGCAGCTGGTCGACACCATCGACTTCCGCTACCTCACCGATGCGCTCACCCGCGACGAAGCGCTGGCCATCCTGCGCACTGCACAGCCGCAGCGCGCGCAACGCATCGCACAGTTGATCGAGCAAGGCTATCCGGCCTACACCACTTCACCCGGCTGGCTCGGTTACTCGGACGAGAAGCTGGTGCGGCTGGCCAAGGAAGCGGTGGCCGATGGCTTCCGCACCATCAAGCTCAAGGTCGGCGCCAACGTGCAGGACGATATCCGTCGCTGCCGGCTGGCGCGCGAAGCCATCGGCCCGGACATCGCAATGGCGGTGGACGCCAACCAGCGCTGGGACGTGGGCCCGGCGATCGACTGGATGCGCCAGCTGGCCGAATTCGACATCGCCTGGATCGAAGAACCCACCAGCCCGGACGACGTGCTTGGCCACGCAGCGATCCGCCAGGGCATTACCCCGGTGCCGGTGTCTACCGGCGAACACACCCAGAATCGCGTGGTGTTCAAGCAACTGTTGCAGGCCGGCGCAGTGGACCTGATCCAGATCGATGCCGCGCGCGTAGGCGGGGTCAACGAGAATCTCGCCATCCTGCTGCTGGCCGCCAAGTTCAACGTGCGCGTGTTCCCGCATGCCGGCGGCGTGGGCCTGTGCGAACTGGTGCAGCACCTGGCCATGGCCGACTTCGTCGCCATCACCGGCCAGATGGAAGACCGCGCCATCGAATTCGTCGACCACCTGCACCAGCATTTCCTGGATCCGGTGCGCATCCGCCACGGTCGCTATCTCGCCCCGGAAGCCGCGGGATTTTCGGCAGAAATGCACGCTGCCTCGATCGCGGAATTCAGCTATCCGGATGGACGGTTCTGGGTCGAGGACCTGGCGGCCAGCGCGAAGAGCTGA